Below is a window of Gemmatimonadaceae bacterium DNA.
TGCGCGGCGGCACTGATCACGGTGATACTCGGCGCCGTCGGCTTGTATGGCGTGCTCGCCTACCTCGTCACCCTTCGCCGGCGCGAGCTCGGGATTCGGATTGCGCTCGGCGCGTCCCCGCGGCGCGTGGCCGCGGCGATGACGAGGCATGGTTTAGTGCTTGCTATAACCGGCGCGGCGATCGGGCTGGCGCTGCTCAACGTGGCGTCGCGGTCGATTCGGAGCTTCCTCTACGGTGTCGCGCCGTGGGATCCGGTTGCGGTAATCGGATCGACACTGGTCCTGCTCGTCATTGCGGCCGTGGCGAGCTGGGTGCCGGCGCGGCGAGCGGCGGGAGTCGACCCCGCAGAGGCGTTGCGGGCCGAGTAAGTCCCGGAGCGCCATGGAGAGACGTGGACAGGCGCGGCGTCGTTCTGCACTTTAGCGTTTCCCGGCTCAACGGATGCGCTCCTCAACTTCGCTTCCCCATGACAGCTCCCGTCACTCATCGAGTAAAGATCTGCCCAAACTGCCGCGAGGTCATGGAATCGACTGCGCTCGTGTGCCCGCGATGCGGCACCGTACAGCCAGCGGTGGCCAATGCGGACACCTCGGAAAAGCGCATTCTTGTCGCCTTCCTGCTGTGCTTCTTTTTTGGGGTTTTCGGCGTGCACCGCTTCTATGCGGGGAAGATCGGTACCGGTATTCTCGAGCTACTGACTTTCGGCGGGTTCGGGATTTGGTGGCTCGTCGATATGATTCTGATTCTCACGGGCAGCTTGCGCGACGGCGACGGTCGAAAGATCACCGAATGGACGTAAGCCTCTATGGACGGCTACAGTTTCACCGAGCGGGTGAGAAAGGTCCTCGCGATGGCGCGAGAAGAGTCCGTACGTCTTCAACACGAGTACGTGGGGACCGAGCATCTCCTGCTTGGCCTCATCCGGGAAGGTGAGGGCGTCGCGGCGACCATTCTGCAGAATCTCAATGCGGAGCTCGGCGAGATTCAGCAGAAAATCGAGGAAGTGGTCAAACGCGGGAGAGCCGCTTCGACGATTGGGCCGGATCTTCCCTACACCTCGCGCGCGAAGAAGGTGCTCGAGCTTTCTATGAGCGAAGCGCGCCAGCTCAATCACAAGTACGTCGGAACGGAGCATCTTCTCCTCGGCTTGCTGCGTGAGGAGAAGGGAATCGCCGCGCAGGTACTCATCTATGCGGGCGTGACTCTCGACGCCGCGCGCGCGGAAACGTTGCGCATTCTTGGCACCGAGTTGTCGTCGGTTGCTGCAACGCCGCCGTCGTCACAAGGTGCGTCGCCGGTCAGCATCCGAGTCGTTGTCCGGTATGACAACAACGCGCTCGTGACGAAGATCTTTTCTACCGTGGACGAAGCCGTGAACTTCCTTAAGTCGCAGTGAGTATTCGCGCGCGTAGTTTGCCATCCAATGCCGCTGCTTTTTTCCTACGGGACGCTTCGCGCTTCAGCGGTTCAGCAGAAACTCTTTGGTCGTCAGCTGCACGGATCCGCCGACGAGCTTCCCGGCTACGCATGCGTCTCGGTGATGGTAGCAGACGCTGGCTTTGCCCTCGCGAATGGCGCTCGTCAGGCGATGGTCCGATACACCGGCAACGGTGAAGACCGAACACCGGGCATGGTTTTCGACGTCGCCGATTCGGAGCTTGCGACAGCCGACGCCTATGAGCCAGGCGAATATGAGCGAGTTCTGACGCGCCTCGCATCAGGACGCGCCGCATGGGTCTATACCGAGCGTCCACGCTGATGCGAGTCTCCACCTCTCATGGGACTTCGCGCCTTTTGGGACAGCCGCTTACCTAAGGTCACTCCATGAAAGCAGCACGAGTTCTCCGATTCGGTCCACCGAGTGTGATCTCAAATGATGATGTGCCTCGCCCGGAACCCGGTGCTGGACAACTGCTGGTTCGCGTGAAGGCCGCAGGCGTGGGCAATTGGGACGCCCTCATTCGTGAGGGCAAGATTCAACTCCAACCGTTACCGCTCATCCTCGGTGCCGAGCTGTCGGGGACCGTCGAAGCAATCGGCGCGGACGTTTCAGGATTCGACGTTGGCGACGAAGTGTACGGCGCGACCAACGAGCAATTCAGTGGGGCATACGCAGAGTACGCGGTGCCTCTGGCTACACGGATTGCGCAAAAGCCAAAGACACTAAACTTCGTCGAGGCGGCCTCGACTCCGATTGTAGCGGTCACCGCTTGGCAGATGCTCTTCGATTACGCTCGATTGACTCGCGGCCAGACCGCGCTCATCCTCGGCGCCGCCGGCAACGTTGGCGCCTATGCCGTCCAACTGGCCAGCCAGGCTGGCGCTCATGTCATCGCGACCGCTCGCGCCGCGAATCGGCAGTACCTCACCAAACTGGGCGCTGTGCGAGTCGTGGACTACGAAACAGAGCGATTCGAGGAGTCGTTGACTGGCGTGGATGTGGTCCTCGATACCGTCGGGGGTGAGACGCAACGACGATCTCTTCGCGTTCTGAAGCGAAAGGGCATACTCGTTTCGGCCGTGTCACCTGTTCCCGAGCCGTTACAGAAGCAGTATGGCGTTCGAGCGGCGTATCTTGTTGTCGATGTGACGACCGC
It encodes the following:
- a CDS encoding NADP-dependent oxidoreductase gives rise to the protein MKAARVLRFGPPSVISNDDVPRPEPGAGQLLVRVKAAGVGNWDALIREGKIQLQPLPLILGAELSGTVEAIGADVSGFDVGDEVYGATNEQFSGAYAEYAVPLATRIAQKPKTLNFVEAASTPIVAVTAWQMLFDYARLTRGQTALILGAAGNVGAYAVQLASQAGAHVIATARAANRQYLTKLGAVRVVDYETERFEESLTGVDVVLDTVGGETQRRSLRVLKRKGILVSAVSPVPEPLQKQYGVRAAYLVVDVTTARLNEISELFDTGKLITDVGTVLPLEEASRAHEMLGGAPHKHGKIVLSVA
- a CDS encoding gamma-glutamylcyclotransferase family protein — protein: MPLLFSYGTLRASAVQQKLFGRQLHGSADELPGYACVSVMVADAGFALANGARQAMVRYTGNGEDRTPGMVFDVADSELATADAYEPGEYERVLTRLASGRAAWVYTERPR
- a CDS encoding TM2 domain-containing protein, giving the protein MESTALVCPRCGTVQPAVANADTSEKRILVAFLLCFFFGVFGVHRFYAGKIGTGILELLTFGGFGIWWLVDMILILTGSLRDGDGRKITEWT
- a CDS encoding Clp protease N-terminal domain-containing protein, encoding MDGYSFTERVRKVLAMAREESVRLQHEYVGTEHLLLGLIREGEGVAATILQNLNAELGEIQQKIEEVVKRGRAASTIGPDLPYTSRAKKVLELSMSEARQLNHKYVGTEHLLLGLLREEKGIAAQVLIYAGVTLDAARAETLRILGTELSSVAATPPSSQGASPVSIRVVVRYDNNALVTKIFSTVDEAVNFLKSQ